The following DNA comes from Streptomyces sp. NBC_00690.
TGCCCCATGCGCAGTAATGTGGCCGCTTCAGGGGATGCCGCACGGCGCGGGCGAATTGCCGCATGGCGATGGCTGTACCGGCCATCGCGCCGTTCAACGCAACGGGCCCCGGCAGCGGACCCCCGACCCCCGGCACCCAGGGCTGATGCGCCCGCCAGAACCGAGAGGTGAACTCTGTGAACTTGCGTGACCTGGTGTACAGGCTCTACGCACGCCGGGTGGAAGGCCGACTGGACCACGCCCAGGTGCCCAAGCACATCGGAGTCATCCTCGACGGCAACCGTCGCTGGGCCAAGGCGTCCGGCAACACCCCCGAATCGGGTCACAAAGCGGGCGCCAGCAAGATCCAAGAACTGTTGGGCTGGTGTGCGGAGACCGATGTCGAGGTCGTCACGCTCTGGATGCTCTCCACGGACAACCTCGACCGCCCGGACAACGAACTCATTCCTCTCCTCGGGATCATCGAGGACGCCGTGCGGGCCCTGGCCGCGGACGGCCGCTGGCGGGTCCACCACGTCGGGACCCTCGACCTGCTCCCCGCCCGTACGCAGTCGGTGCTGAAGGAAGCCGAGCAGGCCACGCTCGGCATCCGCGGCGGAATACTCGTCAACGTCGCCGTTGGGTACGGGGGGCGCCAGGAGATCGCCGACGCGGTCCGCTCGCTCCTGCTGGAACACGCCGAGAAGGGCACCAGCGTCGAGGAACTCGCCGAGACCGTCGACGTCGAACACATCTCCGAGCACCTCTACACACGTGGTCAGCCCGACCCGGATCTCGTCATCCGCACCAGCGGGGAGCAGCGGCTGTCGGGCTTCATGCTCTGGCAGAGCGCCCACTCCGAGTACTACTTCTGCGAAGTCTTCTGGCCCGCCTTCCGCAAGGTGGACTTCCTGCGCGCGCTGCGTGACTACGCGGCGCGGCACCGCCGCTACGGCAGCTGACACCGCGGTCGGCCCGAGGGGTGGTGCGCCCTCGCATCCGGGCGGGCAGCCGATTGCCGCGGGACCGCCGAGGCGCGCGTCCCGCCGATTCATGCGCCCCCCTGTGCGGCCGACCGCCCACGGTGTCGTCCCACCCGGTCTCCCGGGTCCTTCCCTGCGTCCGGCCCCGTGTCCACCGTCGTCACGGACGGCAACCGGGGCGGCCCGGATCGTTTCGCCGACCGGCTGACCGGGGTGGGCCCCGCGCCGCCCATGCACCTCCCGCCGAGGGTTGCTCGACACACCCGAACCGATGCCCCCACCAGAGCTGATAACCCCGCGTTCATCCAGGTGTCGTGGCACATCGGGCATGGTCACGTGTGTTCGAGGGAATACCCCTTGCAGGTCGACGTCCGAACCACGAACGTCGTATCTCAGTGAGTGGCCGTGACCGCTCACCCGGGAGGCCCTTTGCACTCGATGGATCGCACTCCTCGTGCGGACCTGGACAGGGGCCGGTGCTCGGCCCGTGCATCGTGGCCGATGACCCGGTCCCTTCCCCGCCTCGGGCGGGGAGATCTGTCTGCTGTCCTCCGGCGGCAGACACCAAGGCCCGCGACGGCGTCGCACCGCCGACCTCATCCGAGGGGGTACGTCCTTCCGTGGTGAACAGCACAAAGCGCCGGATGCCCGATAGGCGCACTTACGTTCTCGACACCAGCGTCCTGCTGGCCGATCCAAGCGCCCCGACCCGTTTCGAGGAGCATGAAGTCGTGCTCCCGATCGTGGTCATCACGGAGTTGGAGGCCAAGAGGCACCATCCAGAACTGGGTTACTTCGCTCGGCAGGCACTACGCCTGTTGGACGACTTCCGCATCCGGTTCGGACGTCTCGACGCCCCCATTCCGCTGGGCGACCTCGGCGGCACGATCCGGGTCGAGCTCAACCACTCCGATCCAGGGGTCCTCCCGGCCGGTTTTCGGCTCGGTGACAACGACTCAAGGATTCTGGCGGTGGCGAGGAACCTCCAGGCGGAGGGGTATGACGTCACGGTCGTCTCCAAGGATCTACCCCTACGGATCAAGGCGTCTTCGGTCGGGCTCCTCGCCGAGGAGTACCGCGCGGAGTTGGCCATCACCGACTCCGGCTGGACCGGAATGTCGGAGCTATCCCTCTCCGCCGATCAAGTGGACCTGCTCTACGGGGAGGAGACGCTCTACGTTCCCGAGGCCGCCGAACTGCCCGTCCACACCGGACTGGTCCTCCAGTCCGAACGGGGCAAGGCACTCGGCCGGGTCACGGCGGAAGGGAACGTCCGGTTGGTGCGGGGCGATCGGGAGGCGTTCGGCATCCACGGCCGCAGCGCCGAACAGCGCATCGCGCTCGATCTGCTGCTCGACCCGGACGTCGGCATCGTCTCCCTCGGCGGCCGGGCCGGTACCGGAAAGTCGGCGCTCGCGCTCTGCGCAGGTCTGGAAGCGGTCCTGGAGCGGCAACAGCACCAGAAGGTGATGGTCTTCCGTCCGCTGTACGCGGTGGGCGGGCAGGAACTGGGCTATCTGCCCGGTACCGAGGCCGAGAAGATGAGCCCCTGGGCGCAAGCCGTCTTCGACACCCTCTCGGCCGTCGCCGGGCGAGAGGTCATCGAGGAGGTCCTGGGACGCGGCATGCTGGAAGTCCTTCCGCTGACACACATCCGTGGCCGTTCGCTCCACGATGCGTTCGTCATCGTGGACGAGGCCCAGTCACTGGAGCGGAACGTCCTGCTCACGGTGTTGTCCCGGATCGGGGCGAACTCCCGGGTCGTGCTCACCCACGACGTGGCCCAGCGGGACAACCTCAGGGTCGGCCGGTACGACGGAGTCGTCGCCGTGGTCGAGAAACTGAAGGGGCATCCGCTCTTCGCCCACGTCACCCTCACGCGCTCCGAGCGTTCGCAGATCGCCGCACTGGTGACCGAAATGCTGGAGGAAGGCCAGATCTAGGAGGAATTGGTCCTCGGCGCCGCCCCGCAAGCGCAGCAGCGTAGCGGGGCGGCGCTGTGCTGCGCGGTTCTTTCCGGGAAGGTTCTGCGCCAAACGGCGTGTGAGCTATCCCACGTAATGAATAATTGCCTTGCGGCGTGACGTTGGGGCAGAGTCTTGCTTCCGTCAGGCCCCGCATACGGCACCGGCACCACTCGTGGTGCTAGCAACACACAACTCAACACCTGCCGTCGTATGCCGCCCGCAAGTTTCACCGGCTCTCCCGCTGGGAGTTGACCACGGGCCCGCGCCTCCTGTGACCAAGACAGTGGAGGCCAGCGTCAGGGGCACGATTCGCCCGCGGGGTCACCTCAGGCGATGCTGGAAGGAAACCGTGTGAGCCGGATCTCGGTCCGGGGGTTCGCGGTGGCGTCTGCCACTGCGGTCACCACCGTCGGAGCAGTCGTGGGCGTGGCCTCGGGCGACCCCCAGTCCTCAAGTGACAACTTCGAGGCGGCGGCTGCCGACACGACCCTCCTCGCTGAAATACCCATGGGTCAGCAGGCCCAGGTCCAGGTCTCCTCGCTGACCGAGCAGGCCGATGCCCAGGCGGCAGCCGCCGAGGCTTCGGCGCGCAAGTCCGCCGAGGAATCCGCCCGCATCCAGGCGGCCCAGCTCGCGAAGTCCAAGAAGGACGCCGCGGACACCAAGGCGAAGAAGGAGGCGGAGGCCGCTGCCAAGGCCAAGGAGAAGGCCAAGGCAGCCGAGCGCGCCAGCCGGGACTCGGTCCGCGACGCCTCCAGCTTCACCGCCAAGGGCTCGTACAGCGTCGCCGAAGTCAAGGCGATGGCCCGACAGATGATTCCGGGCGACCAGTTCCAGTGCTTCAGCAACATCGTCCAGAAAGAGTCCACCTGGAACTATCTGGCGCAGAACCCGTCCTCCGGCGCATATGGACTGGTCCAGGCACTGCCCGGCTCGAAGATGTCCTCGGCCGGTGCCGACTGGCGGACGAACCCCGCGACCCAGATCAAGTGGGGCCTGAAGTACATGAACGAGCGGTACGACAGCCCTTGTGGCGCTTGGAGCTTCTGGCAGGCCAACCGCTGGTACTAGAGTTCGCCGGGCCTTGAGGTCCGCCATGACTCCCGCTCAACTTCGGCATGCCCCTCACCGTCCCTACGGTGAGGGGCTCCGTTGCGTGTAGCGTCGTCGATCCCGGGGTCTCGGGAGGAGTTATGGGGGGAAGAAGGACCATCATGTCGAAAGTGCCAGGGTGGCTCGCCGGTTGGGGCGATGCACTCAACCGGATGTCCGAGCGCATGGGCGAACGCCAGGAGCGCTCCCGCGACCCAGCTGACCTGGACGTGAACGTCGAGAAGCTCCCCGTGGACGAGGACCTCACGGCCCCTGCGGACGGACCGCGGAGCGTGCCCGCGCCACCTCCGTACGCGCCTGCCGTGCAGCCCCGCCCCGATCCGGTGGCCGCCATTCCATGGGGGATGAGGGTGGCGGCCGAGGCGGGATGGCGGCTGTTGGTACTGGCGGGGACCCTGTGGGTGCTGATGCGGGTGATCAGTGCCGTACAACTCGTGGTCCTGGCCTTCGTCGCCGCGTTGCTCATCACCGCACTGCTCCAGCCCACCGTCGCCCGGCTGCGCAGGCTCGGACTACCGCGCGGGCTGGCCACAGCGGTCACTGCCGTGGCCGGATTCGTCATCATGGGGCTGGTCGGCTGGTTCGTCGTCTGGCAGGTCCTGGAGAACCTCGGCGACCTCTCCGACCGGGTCAGGGACGGCATCGACGAGTTGAAGCGCTGGCTCCTCGACAGCCCCTTCCATGTGACGGAAAGCCAGATCAACGACATCGCCGCCAATCTGAGCGACACCATCGGCACCAACACCGAGGAGATCACCTCGGCGGGGCTTCAGGGTGTGACCGTGATGGTGGAGATCCTCACCGGGATACTGCTGGCGATGTTCTCGACGCTCTTCCTGCTCTACGACGGGAAGCGGATCTGGAACTGGAGCCTCAAACTGGTCCCGGCCCAGGCCCGTGCCGGTGTCGCCGGCGCAGGTCCCCGGGCCTGGCGCACGCTGACCGCCTATGTGCGGGGCACGGTGGTGGTGGCCCTGATCGATGCGATCTTCATCGGTCTCGGCATCTACATTCTCGATGTGCCGATGGCCGTGCCGCTCGCCGTCTTCATCTTCCTGTTTGCCTTCATCCCCCTGGTCGGAGCGGTGATCTCGGGGGCGTTGGCCGTCGTCGTCGCACTGGTCACCCAGGGCGTGTTCAGCGCCCTGATGGTGTTGATCGTGGTGCTGGCGGTACAGCAGATCGAAGGCCATGTGCTCCAGCCGTTCATTCTCGGCCGTGCCGTACGCGTCCATCCGCTGGCCGTGGTGCTCGCGGTCGCGGTCGGCGGGCTGACGGCGGGAATCGGCGGCGCCGTGGTCGCGGTGCCCCTCGTCGCCGTGACGAACACGGTGGTGGGCTATCTTCGCGCGTACAGCAGGGAAGAGGCGCTGAAAGGCACGTCACCGCCGCACGGCGCCACGGCACTGGGCTCCTCGCCCACCGTGTCGCCTGAGGCGCCGACGAGGGAAGTGCCGTGATATCCGAGCCGGAACTATTCGACGGGGACGAGCCCTACACCGACGCGCGGACGATTCCAGAACAGCGCACCGAGGCACCCGTACCCGTTGAACCCGGTGCTTCGGACGAGGGTGTACGTCGGCGGCCCTGGCTCTGGGCGCTCGGCGGAGCGATCGCCGCTTCGGCGGTCTGGGCCGGTGGCCTCTCCCTCCACGACGAGCCGACGCCAGTACCCGACACCGGCGACTGGCGGGCCAGCCGCAACCTCTGCGCCGACGCGAAACTCAATGCGTTGACGACAGAACTCGGCGCCCCGCCGTCCGCTCCCAGCCCCTTGACCCGGGTCCATCCGGACCAGCATCGGGCGAGTTGCTTCCTCGCCTTCGAGGGGGACGAGTCGAAGGGCCGATATCCGGCCACGGTCAGCCTCACGTACACCCTGCACAAGAAGATCGACCCCGGACCGGAGTTCGAGGCGGAGCTCATGCCGACCCTCAGCGCCGATGAAC
Coding sequences within:
- a CDS encoding isoprenyl transferase, which encodes MNLRDLVYRLYARRVEGRLDHAQVPKHIGVILDGNRRWAKASGNTPESGHKAGASKIQELLGWCAETDVEVVTLWMLSTDNLDRPDNELIPLLGIIEDAVRALAADGRWRVHHVGTLDLLPARTQSVLKEAEQATLGIRGGILVNVAVGYGGRQEIADAVRSLLLEHAEKGTSVEELAETVDVEHISEHLYTRGQPDPDLVIRTSGEQRLSGFMLWQSAHSEYYFCEVFWPAFRKVDFLRALRDYAARHRRYGS
- a CDS encoding transglycosylase SLT domain-containing protein, translated to MLEGNRVSRISVRGFAVASATAVTTVGAVVGVASGDPQSSSDNFEAAAADTTLLAEIPMGQQAQVQVSSLTEQADAQAAAAEASARKSAEESARIQAAQLAKSKKDAADTKAKKEAEAAAKAKEKAKAAERASRDSVRDASSFTAKGSYSVAEVKAMARQMIPGDQFQCFSNIVQKESTWNYLAQNPSSGAYGLVQALPGSKMSSAGADWRTNPATQIKWGLKYMNERYDSPCGAWSFWQANRWY
- a CDS encoding AI-2E family transporter — encoded protein: MSKVPGWLAGWGDALNRMSERMGERQERSRDPADLDVNVEKLPVDEDLTAPADGPRSVPAPPPYAPAVQPRPDPVAAIPWGMRVAAEAGWRLLVLAGTLWVLMRVISAVQLVVLAFVAALLITALLQPTVARLRRLGLPRGLATAVTAVAGFVIMGLVGWFVVWQVLENLGDLSDRVRDGIDELKRWLLDSPFHVTESQINDIAANLSDTIGTNTEEITSAGLQGVTVMVEILTGILLAMFSTLFLLYDGKRIWNWSLKLVPAQARAGVAGAGPRAWRTLTAYVRGTVVVALIDAIFIGLGIYILDVPMAVPLAVFIFLFAFIPLVGAVISGALAVVVALVTQGVFSALMVLIVVLAVQQIEGHVLQPFILGRAVRVHPLAVVLAVAVGGLTAGIGGAVVAVPLVAVTNTVVGYLRAYSREEALKGTSPPHGATALGSSPTVSPEAPTREVP
- a CDS encoding PhoH family protein; this translates as MVNSTKRRMPDRRTYVLDTSVLLADPSAPTRFEEHEVVLPIVVITELEAKRHHPELGYFARQALRLLDDFRIRFGRLDAPIPLGDLGGTIRVELNHSDPGVLPAGFRLGDNDSRILAVARNLQAEGYDVTVVSKDLPLRIKASSVGLLAEEYRAELAITDSGWTGMSELSLSADQVDLLYGEETLYVPEAAELPVHTGLVLQSERGKALGRVTAEGNVRLVRGDREAFGIHGRSAEQRIALDLLLDPDVGIVSLGGRAGTGKSALALCAGLEAVLERQQHQKVMVFRPLYAVGGQELGYLPGTEAEKMSPWAQAVFDTLSAVAGREVIEEVLGRGMLEVLPLTHIRGRSLHDAFVIVDEAQSLERNVLLTVLSRIGANSRVVLTHDVAQRDNLRVGRYDGVVAVVEKLKGHPLFAHVTLTRSERSQIAALVTEMLEEGQI